In one Lycium barbarum isolate Lr01 chromosome 7, ASM1917538v2, whole genome shotgun sequence genomic region, the following are encoded:
- the LOC132603736 gene encoding polyphenol oxidase E, chloroplastic-like encodes MASTTLPLCTNKTPSSSFPNSSFFAKPSKLFLYGKCNKSFKVSCMGSEHDKDIELANKELGTHNVDRRRVLLGLGGLYGAANLAPLTASASSTSIPDLGSCRRALIEKDIIVPYNCCPPKPENLDNIPYYELPLSTRLRVRPPAHAVDDEYIAKYELATRLMRKLEKDPSDPLGFKQQANIHCAYCNGAYTIGGKQLQVHQSWLFFPFHRWYLYFYERILGSLIDDPTFALPYWNWDNPKGMLFPPMFYKDVNSPLYDARRNPKVTENKYKFDLGSFGDEVDRNDLRTMVNNLTHMYRQMITNAPCPRLFFGMPYVLGSKRESKQQGTIENIPHTPVHIWTGTVHDSELGKDDSGKPIKSYGEDMGNFYSAALDPVFYCHHANVDRMWNEWKLIGGTRRDLTDKDWLNSEFFFYDEKRNPFRVKIRDCLDTKRMGYDYTPMPTLWRSYKPRKKITEGKVNTGSLPQASEVFPLEPAGKLDRAISFSINRQVSSRTQQEEGELVESLIFKGVKHDDTKNIRFDVFLNTDKTANTDDLDKVEFAGSYTSLPHLHTTEKADDKGVDFNLAITELLEDIGLENEKTIAVTLVPRNGGELITIHGVEINVEPCN; translated from the coding sequence ATGGCTTCTACTACTCTACCATTGTGCACCAACAAAACTCCCTCTTCTTCCTTCCCCAACTCATCCTTCTTTGCAAAACCTTCTAAGCTTTTCCTCTATGGAAAATGTAACAAAAGTTTCAAGGTTTCATGCATGGGATCAGAGCATGATAAAGACATTGAATTAGCAAATAAAGAATTAGGAACTCATAATGTTGATAGAAGGCGTGTGCTTCTTGGTTTAGGAGGGCTCTATGGTGCTGCTAATCTTGCACCATTAACGGCTTCTGCTTCTTCTACATCAATCCCTGATCTCGGTTCCTGTAGGAGGGCCCTGATTGAAAAAGATATAATAGTACCATACAATTGTTGCCCCCCTAAACCTGAAAATTTGGACAACATTCCATACTACGAACTCCCTCTTAGCACCAGACTCCGTGTCCGTCCACCTGCTCATGCGGTTGATGACGAGTACATAGCCAAGTACGAGTTAGCCACTCGTCTAATGAGGAAACTAGAAAAAGACCCTTCTGACCCTCTTGGCTTCAAGCAACAAGCTAATATTCATTGTGCTTATTGCAATGGTGCTTACACAATTGGGGGCAAACAGTTACAAGTTCATCAATCATGGCTTTTCTTCCCATTCCATAGATGGTACTTGTACTTTTATGAGAGAATCTTGGGATCACTTATCGATGATCCAACTTTCGCTTTACCATACTGGAACTGGGACAATCCAAAGGGCATGCTCTTTCCTCCCATGTTCTACAAAGATGTAAACTCTCCGCTATACGATGCAAGACGTAATCCCAAAGTCACTGAGAACAAATACAAATTCGATCTTGGTTCTTTCGGAGACGAAGTCGATCGTAATGATTTACGGACGATGGTTAATAACTTAACTCATATGTATCGTCAAATGATAACTAATGCTCCATGTCCTCGGTTGTTCTTTGGTATGCCTTACGTTCTCGGGAGTAAACGTGAATCCAAACAACAGGGAACAATTGAAAACATCCCTCACACTCCTGTCCACATTTGGACTGGTACAGTGCATGATTCGGAATTGGGTAAAGATGATTCGGGTAAACCTATCAAGTCGTACGGTGAGGATATGGGTAATTTCTACTCAGCTGCTTTGGACCCAGTTTTCTATTGTCACCACGCGAATGTGGACAGGATGTGGAATGAGTGGAAACTAATAGGAGGGACAAGAAGGGATCTCACAGACAAAGATTGGTTGAACTCGGAGTTCTTTTTCTACGATGAAAAACGCAACCCTTTCCGTGTGAAAATCCGAGACTGTTTGGACACTAAGAGGATGGGCTACGATTACACACCAATGCCCACCCTATGGCGTAGCTATAAGCCACGAAAAAAGATCACAGAAGGGAAAGTGAATACAGGTTCACTTCCGCAAGCCAGCGAGGTATTCCCACTCGAACCAGCAGGGAAGCTGGATAGAGCCATTTCCTTTTCCATCAATAGGCAGGTTTCGTCGAGGACCCAACAGGAGGAAGGTGAACTGGTGGAGTCGCTAATATTCAAGGGTGTCAAACATGATGATACGAAGAATATAAGATTTGATGTGTTCCTCAACACAGACAAGACGGCGAATACGGATGACCTTGACAAGGTTGAGTTTGCAGGTAGCTACACCAGCTTGCCACACCTTCATACAACAGAAAAGGCTGACGATAAGGGTGTTGACTTCAACCTGGCCATCACTGAACTGCTGGAGGACATCGGGTTGGAAAATGAAAAAACTATTGCGGTAACTCTGGTTCCAAGGAATGGTGGTGAACTGATCACCATTCATGGTGTGGAGATCAATGTTGAGCCTTGTAATTAA